From Polaribacter butkevichii, a single genomic window includes:
- a CDS encoding glycosyl hydrolase, whose amino-acid sequence MNKLKILIGILLLGCSSYAQKQENPISEQLFKNPSPENRPRTWMHAMSGNMSKVGLTKDLEAIADVGIGGIILFNVTHYVPKGKVIFNSDEHIEMTAHAAAECERLGLSFGVHNCDGWTSSGGPWVAPEHAMKRVTYNQAIVNGGNVKLQLETPSQRGGFYKDVAVLAYPALASDIEDYENKPTLKSSQKSLKLNLLVDQRIDVETNLEGTQKKPQWIDFNYGKPFTMNSLAMSFYQPPRKKGKIYLKTSEDGITYKIIKEIKPMNIVKFERAVELDFRNITSKYFRIESEVPLQLTEISLSNLKRINNTLARTSLFKIENYKMPTIKNVNPSSIINKDEVINLTDFMDDKGNLNASLPKGKWTIMRFGYTITAAFNVPASEEGTGWEVDKMSKESFKIFYDGYVRNVIDATRAVAPNALQYTEIDSYEVGGQNWTKDYEQAFKKELGYDLVSFLPLYAGKYVDNKDTSDQVLWDIRNFNSKMITDNYFDYFTELCHEDGLISYVEPYSFNGDFNELDAARKVDITMGEFWMHQRYQAGTAVSGARIYGKNVVSAEAFSARPEINWKGHPGSLKLTGDKAWTLGINEFMFHRFAHQANTHVKPGMTMSQWGSHIDRTQTWWYNAGSAWFKYLARGQYMLRKGIPVSDLLVFVGDGSPNSIIKEHMFSPALPKHINYDCINADALLHRVEAKENKMVLPNGIQYQALYLKNIKEIKLKTLKRIAELANKGVVIIGEKPQKLGSYAVSEKDKIEFNKLVDQIWTRKTTYLSGDWDTIFKANNIPTDLFIEGGKDINYIHRKTENEDVYFFYNPENEARTYLCTFNIEGKIPELWNQMTGEVTKLAAFTSENGQTKALISLPAEGSVFVVFRESSKGIQSIVPKSLKSNEDVTTTLTNDNTIDVEVKANGNYNFKLNDGSLKAIKVKNLPEQITVSGTWSVDFPDVKAKEKNFSFPKLIDWTSHKNEQIKYYSGTAIYKNEFVVGKNYLEENNKVTLDLGVVNIAAKVIVNGKDLGISWMPPYVLDVTKALVKGKNTIQIEVTNQWTNRLIGDENFPSESGMSRKNEYMPDWYLNNEPPPLKQRSTFTTFPFYKKGDETIPAGLVGPVVLKVSRIIKK is encoded by the coding sequence ATGAATAAACTAAAAATTTTAATAGGAATACTATTGCTAGGATGCTCTAGTTATGCGCAGAAGCAAGAGAATCCTATTTCAGAACAATTATTTAAAAATCCATCACCAGAGAATCGTCCAAGAACGTGGATGCATGCTATGAGTGGAAATATGAGTAAAGTAGGTTTAACTAAAGATTTAGAAGCCATAGCAGATGTAGGTATTGGTGGTATCATTTTATTTAATGTAACACATTATGTGCCTAAGGGTAAAGTTATTTTTAATTCTGATGAACATATAGAAATGACTGCGCATGCGGCGGCAGAATGTGAACGTTTAGGCTTAAGTTTTGGAGTGCATAATTGTGATGGTTGGACTTCTAGTGGAGGGCCGTGGGTAGCGCCAGAACACGCTATGAAACGTGTAACTTATAATCAGGCTATTGTAAACGGAGGTAACGTAAAACTACAGTTAGAAACACCATCGCAACGTGGTGGTTTTTATAAAGATGTGGCTGTTTTAGCATATCCAGCGTTGGCGTCGGATATAGAGGATTATGAAAATAAACCTACACTAAAAAGTTCTCAAAAAAGCCTTAAACTAAACCTTTTGGTAGATCAAAGAATAGATGTTGAAACAAATTTAGAGGGAACCCAAAAGAAACCGCAATGGATAGATTTTAACTATGGCAAACCTTTTACAATGAATTCATTAGCAATGAGTTTTTATCAACCACCAAGAAAAAAAGGAAAAATCTATTTAAAAACTTCAGAAGACGGCATTACTTACAAGATCATAAAGGAAATAAAACCTATGAATATTGTAAAGTTCGAACGTGCGGTAGAATTAGATTTTAGAAACATTACCTCAAAATATTTTAGAATAGAATCTGAAGTGCCATTACAATTAACAGAAATTAGTTTAAGCAACCTTAAACGTATAAATAACACGTTGGCACGTACCTCTCTGTTTAAAATAGAAAACTATAAAATGCCAACAATTAAAAATGTAAATCCATCAAGCATTATCAATAAAGATGAGGTTATCAACCTAACGGATTTTATGGATGATAAAGGAAACCTTAACGCTAGTTTGCCAAAAGGAAAATGGACAATTATGCGATTTGGTTATACCATAACAGCTGCTTTTAATGTGCCTGCATCAGAAGAAGGTACAGGTTGGGAAGTAGATAAAATGAGTAAAGAGTCTTTTAAAATATTTTACGATGGTTATGTTAGAAATGTAATTGATGCAACAAGAGCTGTTGCGCCAAATGCATTACAATACACAGAGATTGATAGTTATGAAGTTGGTGGCCAGAACTGGACTAAAGATTACGAACAGGCTTTTAAAAAAGAATTAGGATACGATTTAGTAAGTTTTTTACCTCTTTATGCTGGTAAATATGTTGATAATAAAGATACTAGTGATCAGGTTTTATGGGATATTAGAAACTTTAATAGTAAAATGATTACCGATAATTATTTCGATTATTTTACAGAGTTATGTCATGAAGATGGATTAATTAGTTACGTAGAACCTTATAGTTTTAATGGCGATTTTAATGAGTTAGATGCAGCACGTAAAGTAGATATTACGATGGGTGAATTCTGGATGCATCAACGTTATCAAGCAGGAACGGCTGTTTCTGGAGCGCGTATTTACGGAAAAAATGTGGTGTCTGCAGAAGCATTTTCTGCAAGACCAGAGATAAACTGGAAAGGACATCCTGGAAGCTTAAAATTAACAGGAGACAAAGCGTGGACTTTAGGTATTAACGAATTTATGTTTCATCGTTTTGCGCACCAAGCCAATACACACGTAAAACCAGGGATGACAATGAGTCAATGGGGTTCTCATATAGATCGTACACAAACTTGGTGGTACAATGCAGGTAGTGCTTGGTTTAAGTATTTAGCTCGTGGGCAATATATGTTGCGCAAAGGGATTCCTGTTTCAGATTTATTAGTCTTTGTTGGTGATGGATCTCCAAATTCAATTATAAAAGAACATATGTTTAGTCCGGCTTTGCCTAAACACATTAATTACGATTGTATAAATGCTGATGCTTTGTTGCATAGAGTGGAAGCAAAAGAAAATAAAATGGTATTGCCAAACGGAATACAATACCAAGCTTTATATCTTAAAAATATAAAAGAAATTAAATTAAAAACTTTAAAAAGAATAGCCGAATTAGCCAATAAAGGCGTTGTAATTATTGGAGAAAAACCACAAAAATTAGGAAGCTATGCGGTTTCTGAAAAAGATAAAATAGAGTTTAATAAGTTAGTAGATCAAATTTGGACTCGAAAAACAACTTATTTATCTGGAGATTGGGATACTATTTTTAAAGCAAATAATATACCAACAGACTTGTTTATAGAAGGCGGAAAAGACATTAATTATATACATAGAAAAACAGAAAATGAAGATGTTTACTTTTTTTATAATCCAGAAAATGAAGCGCGTACATATCTGTGCACCTTTAATATAGAAGGTAAAATTCCGGAATTATGGAACCAAATGACAGGTGAAGTCACTAAACTGGCTGCTTTTACAAGCGAAAACGGACAAACAAAAGCGTTAATAAGTTTACCTGCAGAAGGCTCTGTATTTGTTGTGTTTAGAGAATCATCAAAAGGAATACAGTCTATAGTGCCAAAAAGTTTAAAAAGTAATGAAGATGTAACTACAACTTTAACAAACGATAATACCATAGATGTTGAAGTTAAGGCGAACGGAAATTATAATTTTAAATTAAATGACGGAAGTTTAAAAGCAATTAAAGTAAAAAACCTTCCAGAACAAATAACTGTTTCAGGAACTTGGAGCGTCGATTTTCCTGATGTTAAAGCCAAAGAGAAAAACTTTTCTTTTCCTAAATTAATAGATTGGACTTCGCATAAAAACGAACAAATAAAATACTATTCGGGAACAGCAATTTATAAAAATGAGTTTGTTGTAGGTAAAAATTATTTAGAAGAAAACAACAAAGTAACACTAGATTTAGGAGTCGTAAATATTGCTGCTAAAGTAATTGTTAACGGAAAAGATTTAGGTATAAGTTGGATGCCTCCTTATGTTTTAGATGTTACTAAAGCTTTAGTAAAAGGAAAAAACACCATTCAAATAGAAGTCACTAACCAGTGGACAAACCGTTTAATTGGAGATGAAAATTTTCCAAGTGAATCGGGTATGAGTAGAAAAAATGAATATATGCCAGATTGGTATTTAAATAATGAACCACCACCTTTAAAGCAGCGTTCTACATTTACAACATTTCCTTTTTACAAAAAAGGAGATGAAACCATACCTGCAGGATTGGTAGGGCCTGTGGTGTTAAAAGTATCTCGAATAATAAAAAAATAA
- a CDS encoding sulfatase family protein produces the protein MKKLSIFIFFTIFNLGSFYKVIAQNLPNIVIYLADDQSQADGSVYGAKILKTPTADKLAKAGITFNNAFVASPSCAPSRGAFLTGLMPAKNGAECNHTYPSPSKLVLTENLQKAGYQILSFGKVAHGSMNEEMGKDGRFDYQSSPKVDLYKNVTEYFDANNTKGPICLMVGDRRPHVPWTTNNIYNPNELTLPPSFIDTKSTRQHWAQYYSDITGMDDEMGKVYKLAQKKFGDNFIFIYTADHGAQWPFHKWNLYDKGIKVPMIAVWPKHIKPNTRTDAMVSWIDILPTLLDITNSEIPKEIDGKSFKNVLEGKADKHRDLIFTTHTGDQTKNVYPIRSVRDTQFKFILNLRPNTYHSNHSDILRRPNSDGYWDSWDKKAEKDPRAAAIIQKYYVRPAEEFYDLANDPDEQVNLIFSEKHQQKIKAMRLLLDDWLKEQADNKDVYTMPYPINGPKPHDIYKTKNSH, from the coding sequence ATGAAAAAATTAAGTATTTTCATCTTTTTTACAATTTTTAATTTAGGAAGTTTTTACAAGGTAATAGCGCAAAATCTACCCAATATTGTAATTTATTTAGCAGATGATCAAAGTCAAGCAGATGGTTCTGTTTACGGTGCTAAAATATTAAAAACACCCACAGCCGATAAATTAGCAAAAGCAGGTATTACTTTTAATAATGCTTTTGTGGCATCACCATCTTGCGCACCAAGTAGAGGTGCTTTTTTAACAGGATTAATGCCTGCCAAAAATGGTGCCGAATGTAACCATACATATCCTTCGCCTAGTAAATTAGTATTAACAGAAAATCTTCAGAAAGCAGGTTATCAAATACTAAGCTTTGGTAAAGTGGCTCACGGAAGTATGAATGAAGAGATGGGAAAAGATGGCAGATTTGACTATCAATCGAGTCCTAAAGTAGATTTGTACAAAAATGTTACCGAGTACTTTGATGCTAATAATACAAAAGGACCTATTTGTTTAATGGTCGGTGATCGTCGGCCACATGTACCTTGGACAACCAATAATATTTATAACCCTAACGAGTTAACATTACCTCCATCTTTTATAGATACCAAAAGTACGCGTCAACATTGGGCGCAATACTATTCTGATATAACAGGAATGGATGATGAAATGGGGAAAGTTTATAAACTAGCACAAAAGAAATTTGGCGATAATTTTATCTTTATTTATACGGCAGATCATGGTGCGCAGTGGCCTTTTCATAAATGGAATTTGTATGATAAAGGCATAAAAGTACCTATGATAGCTGTTTGGCCAAAACATATTAAACCAAATACTAGAACAGACGCTATGGTAAGTTGGATTGATATTTTACCAACTTTATTAGATATTACCAATTCTGAAATACCAAAAGAGATAGATGGTAAATCGTTTAAAAATGTATTGGAAGGAAAAGCAGATAAGCACCGCGATTTAATTTTTACAACCCATACGGGCGATCAAACTAAAAATGTATATCCTATACGAAGTGTTAGAGATACACAATTTAAATTCATACTAAATTTACGTCCTAATACATATCATTCTAATCATTCAGATATTTTAAGACGACCAAATTCTGATGGGTATTGGGATTCTTGGGATAAAAAAGCAGAAAAAGACCCAAGAGCCGCAGCCATTATTCAAAAATATTATGTGCGTCCAGCTGAAGAGTTTTATGATTTAGCAAATGATCCTGATGAACAAGTTAACCTTATTTTTAGTGAAAAACATCAGCAAAAAATTAAAGCCATGCGTTTATTACTTGATGATTGGTTAAAAGAACAGGCCGATAATAAAGACGTATACACTATGCCATATCCTATTAATGGTCCAAAACCTCATGACATTTATAAAACTAAAAATAGTCATTAA
- a CDS encoding sulfatase family protein — translation MNINKILGFLTLAIALSSCDSVKKNKNSKLTIESKKKPNIVYILTDQWRGSALGYAGNPDVKTPNLDKFAKEAVNFTNAVSVTPVCTPHRAALLTGKFPTSTGMFINDLYLPSEELCMAEIFKAEGYSTAYWGKWHLDGHGRSTYIPKERRQGFDYWKALECSHNYTKMPYYDNEDTNIKYWKEYSPFAITKDANQYLTNHAKDEKPFLMMISIATPHYPHQTAPKKYKEMYPPEALTINPNVPESLEQRTRKELQGYYAHATATDEAIGNVLAKLKELNLVDNTIIVFSADHGEMMGAHGVKPFVKQLAWDEAVRVPFLISYPSIGENKGAVVNAPLTTPDILPSLLGLSNLKIPESIEGENIATLIKNPDPNADRAALVMGVAPFGANFKDPPYRGIRTKQYTYARTPEGASKLFDNVNDPYQMNNLLDKPEFTELQKSLDDKLNIALNNIGDEFKTRAYYLKKWNYTFDEKRRAVDWWSFDEGKGVVQSPKAIK, via the coding sequence ATGAATATAAATAAGATATTAGGTTTTTTAACCTTAGCCATAGCATTATCAAGTTGTGATAGTGTTAAAAAAAATAAGAATTCTAAATTAACAATCGAGTCTAAAAAAAAGCCTAATATCGTTTATATTTTAACCGATCAATGGAGAGGTTCTGCATTAGGGTATGCAGGTAACCCAGATGTTAAAACACCCAATCTAGATAAGTTTGCTAAAGAGGCTGTAAATTTTACAAATGCCGTTTCGGTAACACCCGTTTGTACACCGCACAGAGCCGCATTACTTACAGGTAAATTCCCTACATCTACAGGGATGTTTATAAACGATTTGTATTTACCATCAGAAGAATTATGTATGGCCGAAATTTTTAAAGCAGAAGGCTATAGTACCGCTTATTGGGGTAAGTGGCATTTAGATGGTCATGGTAGATCTACCTATATACCAAAAGAAAGACGCCAAGGTTTTGATTATTGGAAAGCATTAGAATGTTCTCATAATTATACAAAAATGCCTTATTATGATAACGAGGATACGAACATTAAATATTGGAAAGAGTATTCTCCTTTTGCCATAACAAAAGATGCAAACCAATATTTAACCAATCATGCAAAAGATGAAAAACCTTTTTTAATGATGATTTCTATTGCTACACCTCATTATCCGCATCAAACAGCACCTAAAAAATATAAAGAGATGTATCCGCCAGAGGCGTTAACAATAAATCCTAATGTACCAGAAAGTTTAGAGCAAAGAACACGTAAAGAATTACAAGGTTATTATGCACATGCAACAGCTACAGATGAAGCAATAGGGAATGTATTGGCAAAACTTAAAGAATTAAACTTAGTAGATAACACCATTATTGTATTTTCTGCAGACCACGGAGAAATGATGGGAGCGCATGGGGTAAAACCTTTTGTAAAACAATTAGCTTGGGATGAGGCTGTTAGAGTACCTTTTTTAATAAGTTATCCATCTATTGGAGAAAATAAAGGGGCTGTAGTTAATGCACCTTTAACAACTCCCGATATTTTACCCTCTTTATTAGGGTTATCAAATCTTAAAATACCAGAAAGTATAGAAGGAGAAAATATTGCTACATTAATAAAAAATCCAGATCCAAATGCAGATCGAGCAGCTTTAGTAATGGGGGTAGCACCTTTTGGAGCTAATTTTAAAGACCCTCCGTACAGAGGTATTAGAACAAAACAATATACGTACGCAAGAACTCCGGAAGGAGCTAGTAAGCTTTTTGATAATGTAAACGATCCTTATCAAATGAATAACTTATTAGATAAACCAGAGTTTACAGAACTTCAAAAAAGTTTAGATGATAAACTTAATATAGCTCTAAATAATATAGGTGATGAATTTAAAACACGAGCGTATTATTTAAAAAAATGGAATTATACGTTTGATGAAAAAAGAAGAGCTGTAGATTGGTGGAGTTTTGATGAGGGAAAAGGAGTAGTGCAATCGCCTAAAGCAATTAAATAA
- a CDS encoding glycosyl hydrolase translates to MHKLKRLSTYANYKNVVTSTFIVLAMCALQGCSSSQNSSNKNVDIKKTSPDLYSSFQNPPAQARPFVRWWWNGDKIKAKELDRELESLHSVGFGGVEINPIGMPAAPDNGDKSLVWMSDEWIDMVVHASKKAKDLGMITDMIAGTGWPFGGEFLKDDETCQRMVSDNVVYKGGETISVDEPFLINLYKEKYKNYRAQKHISERTTYKLSHVTLVPENCENANEVIDLKKHIDSNGKLSYKIEKEGNYFLSYGLVQQNFRDVTLGAPGGAGPVMDHYKKEMTLAYLNRLKKISERSGYPLSDLIRALFCDSIEVSGANWTDGFADIFYKAYGYKLDNWMPFVFYLAYDDYSKDKYSKNFTPEFKDQLKRVRYDYNKLLVETFLKNFTQTYKDFCEENNVLCRYQAYGTPFLMGLLDGNMIPDIPESNNWIYTVEMKDSIWKWKESHGYMLWNMHASAGAHLTGKKITSSEAFTNLHGVFKATLEEIKQHDDMNFITGINHTVVHGYNYSPPEVEFPGWVRFGTYFSERNTWWEHLSHWTDYNARLSHVFQNSQAEKSVAILGPTADVWGDYGLNRGKLQNNLGYLYKLWEPISQLGYSCEYINQRVLEGAVINEGTISFGDMTYDLLVLASLKSISPEATIIIKNYVESGGKVVVVDQMPTKSLHFKDFEKNDNIVKSTLDKLLAENPKSFIQVKEPKTLDDLLPWTEQILKESKIAADVVISNPTKKVYQLHQFTADKDIYFFTNIHRFETTNFDAKFPVEGKYPWVWNPETGERTPYYYASKTNELSISLNPLESLLLIFEDEKPSVKAVPVSTKIKDSKVLDVNWTVTGNQIDKQTFTWQMKELIDFSKSNDSTQSGFGGKIIYKTTVSNTAGFTHLDLGDVNEGVTELYINGQKVGKRWYGKALYNIEDYLKKGNNEIEIHYTTVLANYAKSLKNNKMTIGWTKRYKDLVPTGIEGPVKLLTY, encoded by the coding sequence ATGCATAAATTAAAGAGATTATCTACTTACGCTAACTACAAAAATGTAGTTACAAGCACTTTTATTGTTTTGGCAATGTGTGCGCTACAGGGGTGTAGTAGTAGCCAGAATTCAAGCAATAAAAACGTTGATATTAAAAAAACAAGTCCAGATCTTTACAGTAGTTTTCAAAATCCACCAGCCCAAGCACGTCCGTTTGTACGTTGGTGGTGGAACGGAGATAAAATTAAAGCGAAAGAATTAGATAGAGAATTAGAGTCGCTTCATAGTGTTGGTTTTGGTGGTGTAGAAATTAACCCTATTGGTATGCCAGCAGCTCCTGATAATGGCGATAAGTCTTTAGTTTGGATGAGTGACGAATGGATAGATATGGTAGTACATGCTAGTAAAAAAGCCAAAGATTTAGGCATGATTACCGATATGATTGCCGGTACAGGTTGGCCATTTGGTGGAGAGTTTCTTAAAGATGACGAAACTTGCCAACGTATGGTTTCCGATAATGTGGTGTATAAAGGTGGCGAAACTATTTCTGTAGACGAGCCTTTTCTTATCAATTTATATAAAGAAAAATATAAAAACTACCGTGCTCAAAAACACATTAGCGAGCGTACAACTTACAAACTATCGCATGTAACGTTAGTACCAGAAAATTGCGAGAATGCCAATGAGGTGATAGATCTTAAAAAGCATATAGATAGCAACGGAAAATTATCTTACAAGATAGAAAAAGAAGGGAATTATTTTTTAAGCTATGGCTTAGTACAACAAAATTTTAGAGATGTAACATTAGGTGCGCCAGGTGGTGCAGGACCTGTAATGGATCATTATAAAAAAGAAATGACCTTAGCGTATTTAAATAGATTAAAGAAAATATCTGAGCGATCTGGATATCCTTTAAGCGATTTAATAAGAGCTTTATTTTGCGATAGTATAGAAGTTTCTGGAGCAAACTGGACCGATGGTTTTGCTGATATTTTTTATAAAGCGTATGGTTATAAGTTAGATAATTGGATGCCTTTTGTATTTTATTTAGCCTATGATGATTATTCAAAAGATAAATATTCTAAAAATTTCACACCAGAGTTTAAAGATCAATTAAAGCGTGTACGTTATGATTATAATAAACTATTGGTAGAAACATTCTTAAAAAACTTTACCCAAACTTATAAAGATTTTTGTGAAGAAAATAATGTACTATGTCGTTACCAAGCTTACGGAACACCATTTTTAATGGGGCTGTTAGATGGTAATATGATACCAGATATTCCAGAAAGTAATAACTGGATTTATACCGTTGAAATGAAAGATTCTATCTGGAAATGGAAAGAAAGTCATGGGTATATGCTTTGGAACATGCACGCATCAGCAGGGGCACACTTAACAGGAAAGAAAATTACAAGTAGTGAAGCATTTACCAATTTACATGGGGTTTTTAAAGCAACCCTTGAAGAGATAAAGCAACATGATGATATGAATTTTATTACAGGAATTAATCATACTGTAGTGCATGGTTATAATTATTCGCCACCCGAAGTTGAGTTTCCAGGATGGGTGCGTTTCGGTACTTATTTTAGTGAACGAAATACATGGTGGGAGCATTTAAGTCATTGGACAGATTATAATGCACGTTTATCTCATGTATTTCAAAATTCGCAAGCAGAAAAATCGGTGGCTATTCTTGGTCCAACTGCAGATGTCTGGGGAGATTACGGATTAAACCGTGGCAAACTACAAAACAACTTAGGGTATTTGTATAAATTATGGGAGCCTATTAGTCAGTTAGGATATTCGTGTGAATACATCAATCAAAGAGTTTTAGAAGGGGCTGTAATTAATGAAGGGACAATTTCTTTTGGTGATATGACTTATGATTTACTTGTTTTAGCAAGCTTAAAATCGATTAGTCCTGAGGCTACAATCATTATAAAAAACTATGTAGAATCTGGAGGAAAAGTAGTAGTTGTAGATCAAATGCCTACAAAATCATTACATTTTAAAGATTTTGAAAAAAATGATAACATTGTAAAAAGTACTTTAGATAAGTTGTTGGCAGAAAATCCTAAATCTTTTATTCAGGTAAAAGAACCAAAGACTTTAGATGACTTATTGCCATGGACAGAACAGATCTTAAAAGAATCTAAAATTGCTGCAGATGTTGTCATTAGCAATCCAACTAAAAAGGTGTATCAATTACATCAGTTTACTGCAGATAAAGATATTTACTTCTTTACGAATATACACAGATTCGAAACCACCAATTTTGATGCTAAATTTCCTGTTGAAGGGAAATACCCTTGGGTTTGGAATCCTGAAACAGGAGAAAGAACACCGTATTATTATGCTTCTAAAACAAATGAGTTAAGCATCAGTTTAAATCCTTTAGAATCTTTATTATTAATTTTTGAAGACGAAAAACCATCTGTAAAAGCTGTTCCTGTAAGCACTAAAATAAAAGATTCTAAAGTATTAGATGTTAATTGGACCGTAACAGGAAATCAAATAGATAAGCAAACTTTTACGTGGCAAATGAAAGAACTTATCGATTTTAGCAAATCTAATGATAGCACACAAAGTGGTTTTGGTGGAAAAATAATTTATAAAACAACGGTAAGTAACACAGCAGGTTTTACACACCTAGATTTAGGTGATGTAAACGAAGGAGTTACAGAGTTGTACATAAATGGACAAAAAGTAGGGAAACGTTGGTACGGAAAAGCGCTTTATAATATAGAAGATTATCTTAAAAAAGGCAATAATGAAATAGAAATTCATTATACCACAGTATTGGCAAACTACGCAAAATCGCTTAAAAATAATAAAATGACCATTGGTTGGACTAAACGATACAAAGATTTAGTACCAACAGGTATCGAAGGGCCTGTAAAGCTTTTAACATATTAA
- a CDS encoding L-fucose/L-arabinose isomerase family protein, which translates to MNIKKESGIKVGLFGIGLDTYWPQFDGLLERLEGYQKQIADKMETFGADVVNVGLIDSPVKARVAADDLKKNDVDIVFLYVSTYALSSTVLPVVQKLKCPIVILNIQPVAAIDYDKFNKMGDRGLMTGEWLAHCQACSAPEIANVFNRSGLDYEFVTGYLGEQTVWDDIQDWIDAANVASVMNNNRLGVLGHYYCGMLDVYSDLTKQSAAFGTHIEVVEMCEVKKYRDDATEVEVQAKIKEFYNTFEVVEECEESELIRAAKTSVALDKLVDAHNLGSLAYYYEGESGNEYENIVTSVIAGNTLLTGRNIPVAGEYEVKNAQAMKIMDAFGVGGSFSEFYAMDFNDDIVMLGHDGPAHFAIAEGNVQLVPLPVYHGKPGKGLSIQMTVKHGPVTLLSVVEGKDEVFLLVAEGESVEGPILQIGNTNSRYRFSIGARAFMNEWSKQGPSHHCAIGVGHIANKIDKLGKLLNLKVVNIC; encoded by the coding sequence ATGAATATTAAAAAAGAAAGTGGAATAAAAGTAGGTCTTTTCGGTATAGGCTTAGATACTTATTGGCCGCAATTTGATGGGCTTTTAGAACGTTTAGAAGGTTATCAAAAACAGATAGCTGATAAAATGGAAACATTTGGTGCAGATGTAGTAAATGTTGGTTTAATTGATTCGCCTGTAAAAGCAAGAGTAGCAGCAGATGATTTAAAGAAAAATGATGTAGATATTGTGTTTTTATACGTTTCTACGTATGCGTTATCCTCTACGGTTTTACCGGTTGTACAAAAATTAAAATGCCCCATAGTTATATTAAATATTCAACCAGTTGCTGCCATTGATTATGACAAATTTAATAAAATGGGAGACCGTGGGTTAATGACGGGGGAGTGGCTTGCACATTGTCAGGCATGTTCTGCACCAGAAATAGCAAATGTATTTAATCGTTCTGGGTTAGATTACGAATTTGTAACAGGATATTTAGGTGAGCAAACAGTTTGGGATGATATTCAAGATTGGATAGATGCAGCTAACGTGGCTTCTGTTATGAATAATAATCGACTAGGTGTTCTAGGGCATTATTACTGCGGAATGTTAGATGTATATTCAGATTTAACGAAGCAATCGGCAGCTTTTGGTACGCATATAGAAGTTGTTGAAATGTGCGAAGTAAAAAAATACAGAGATGACGCCACGGAAGTAGAAGTGCAAGCAAAAATTAAAGAATTTTACAATACTTTTGAGGTTGTTGAAGAATGTGAAGAATCAGAATTGATTCGCGCCGCTAAAACATCGGTAGCACTTGATAAATTAGTAGATGCTCATAACCTTGGTTCTTTAGCCTATTATTATGAAGGAGAATCTGGGAATGAATATGAAAACATTGTAACCTCTGTTATTGCAGGAAACACCTTATTAACAGGAAGAAATATACCTGTAGCTGGCGAGTATGAAGTTAAAAATGCACAAGCCATGAAAATTATGGATGCCTTTGGTGTTGGTGGTTCTTTTTCTGAGTTTTATGCCATGGATTTTAATGATGATATTGTGATGTTAGGTCATGATGGTCCTGCACATTTTGCTATTGCAGAAGGTAATGTACAACTAGTGCCACTGCCTGTTTATCATGGTAAACCAGGTAAAGGATTGTCTATTCAAATGACAGTAAAACATGGTCCGGTAACCTTGTTGTCTGTAGTAGAAGGTAAAGATGAAGTATTTTTATTAGTAGCAGAAGGCGAATCTGTAGAAGGACCTATTTTGCAAATTGGAAATACAAATAGCCGTTATCGTTTTTCAATAGGAGCAAGAGCTTTTATGAATGAGTGGTCTAAACAAGGACCATCGCATCATTGTGCTATTGGAGTAGGTCATATTGCTAATAAAATTGATAAACTGGGTAAATTATTAAATTTAAAAGTGGTTAACATCTGTTAA